A portion of the Bacillus horti genome contains these proteins:
- the rpsF gene encoding 30S ribosomal protein S6: MRKYEVMYIVRPDLEEEATKATVERYQTVVTDNGGEVEKLDDKGKRRLAYEINDYREGYYVLMNINANPAVVDELERLFNINEDIMRFIVVKEDE; the protein is encoded by the coding sequence ATGCGTAAGTACGAAGTAATGTATATCGTACGCCCAGACCTTGAAGAGGAAGCAACAAAAGCAACAGTTGAACGTTACCAAACTGTGGTAACAGATAACGGTGGCGAAGTTGAAAAATTGGATGATAAGGGCAAACGTCGTTTAGCTTATGAAATCAATGACTATCGTGAGGGTTACTATGTATTGATGAACATCAATGCAAATCCTGCAGTAGTGGATGAGCTAGAGCGTCTATTTAACATCAACGAAGATATCATGCGTTTTATCGTTGTAAAAGAAGACGAATAG
- the ssb gene encoding single-stranded DNA-binding protein: MLNRVVLIGRLTRDPELRYTPNGVAVTTFTLAVDRPYTNQQGQREADFINIVTWRGLAETCANYLKKGRLTAAEGRLQIRNYENNEGRKVYVSEIVADNVRFLESTQGQGNQGNYGNDYQGNDQQGNYQQQGQGQYQSQGQKSNFNDDPFASDGKPIDISDDDLPF, translated from the coding sequence ATGTTAAATCGAGTTGTCTTGATTGGTCGTCTTACTCGTGATCCTGAGTTGCGTTACACTCCAAATGGTGTGGCTGTAACCACGTTTACTTTGGCTGTTGATCGTCCTTATACGAATCAGCAGGGGCAAAGAGAAGCAGATTTTATTAACATTGTGACTTGGCGTGGTTTAGCAGAGACGTGTGCCAACTACCTAAAGAAGGGTCGTTTAACGGCTGCTGAGGGACGTTTGCAGATTCGTAACTACGAAAATAACGAGGGTCGCAAGGTTTATGTATCTGAGATTGTAGCAGATAATGTGCGCTTTTTGGAGTCTACACAAGGACAAGGTAATCAGGGTAATTACGGGAATGACTATCAGGGTAATGACCAGCAGGGGAATTATCAGCAGCAAGGACAAGGTCAATACCAGAGTCAAGGACAGAAATCTAATTTTAACGATGATCCCTTTGCCAGTGACGGCAAACCCATTGACATATCGGATGACGATTTACCGTTCTAA
- the rpsR gene encoding 30S ribosomal protein S18, with the protein MARKPGRGGKRRKVCYFTANKITKIDYKDTDLLKKFISERGKILPRRVTGTAAKYQRKLTIAIKRSRQMALMPYTQE; encoded by the coding sequence ATGGCTAGAAAACCAGGTCGTGGTGGTAAGCGCCGTAAGGTTTGTTACTTTACAGCGAACAAGATCACTAAAATTGACTATAAAGATACGGATTTACTGAAAAAGTTCATCAGTGAGCGTGGTAAAATTTTACCTCGTCGTGTAACTGGAACTGCAGCTAAATACCAACGTAAGCTTACAATTGCAATTAAACGTTCTCGCCAAATGGCATTAATGCCATACACGCAAGAATAG
- a CDS encoding YybS family protein, whose product MRNISALTHGAIMTGVFIVLLFIMLFVPLINLIVLLFMPLPFMIHMMRYGWKSTLIVGVVASIVTLILLAPAVIITIMALTVGGVMGYFYAHKKGRFSPIIGGALTYLANYLLILLLSLVLFDINMVQVLQQYVTDMVNTTEEASHFLQLPLNETQLEAYRESIGMVADMFPAIMILSSLLLASLNHLISRPILKRLGHAIEGLPPFREWSFPKSLLFYYLLSLLVFIFNMAQQGSAIYMIVVNIHPILEILLYIQGLAVIAYYSHHKKWGKTLPIIAVVLTVFLASFATLVIRMIGIFELGLGIRKRLQSKEK is encoded by the coding sequence ATGAGAAATATTAGTGCCCTAACACATGGAGCGATAATGACAGGTGTTTTTATCGTCCTGTTATTCATTATGCTTTTTGTGCCATTGATTAATTTGATTGTTCTATTGTTTATGCCCCTTCCATTTATGATACATATGATGCGCTATGGCTGGAAGTCTACTCTTATCGTTGGTGTCGTTGCTTCTATCGTCACACTTATTTTACTTGCCCCGGCTGTTATTATAACGATTATGGCTCTAACTGTCGGTGGAGTGATGGGTTACTTTTATGCTCATAAGAAGGGGAGATTTTCTCCGATTATCGGTGGGGCCCTCACGTATTTAGCAAATTATTTGCTTATCCTGCTTTTAAGCTTGGTTCTATTTGATATTAATATGGTGCAGGTTTTGCAGCAGTACGTAACGGATATGGTGAATACAACGGAGGAGGCCAGCCATTTTTTACAGCTTCCTTTAAATGAAACACAGCTTGAGGCGTACAGAGAAAGTATTGGAATGGTAGCAGATATGTTTCCTGCTATTATGATTTTATCCTCCTTGCTTTTAGCTAGTTTAAATCATTTGATAAGTCGTCCTATCTTGAAGCGCTTAGGGCATGCTATTGAAGGGCTCCCTCCATTTAGAGAGTGGTCGTTCCCGAAATCTCTACTATTTTATTATTTGCTTTCCTTGCTTGTGTTTATTTTCAATATGGCTCAGCAGGGCAGTGCGATCTATATGATTGTTGTGAATATCCATCCCATTTTAGAGATTTTATTATATATCCAGGGCTTAGCCGTTATCGCTTATTATTCTCATCATAAAAAATGGGGGAAGACACTGCCAATTATTGCAGTTGTTTTGACCGTCTTTTTAGCAAGCTTTGCTACGCTGGTCATTCGTATGATTGGAATATTTGAATTGGGATTAGGAATTAGAAAAAGGCTTCAATCAAAGGAAAAGTAA